A part of Deltaproteobacteria bacterium genomic DNA contains:
- a CDS encoding transposase: MPQPAPQRNRRSIRLQGYDYSQAGAYFVTICTQNRECLFGEIENGEMRLNDAGRMVADEWLKTAEIRDEIELDEWVVMPNHFHGIVVVTACRGTARRAPTMERFGQPIVGSVPTIIRSFKSAVTKHINELRQTPGMKLWQRNYWEHIVRNEPELNRIREYIHNNPAQWEMDKLYGHGAPCPNEIREPIAEYGLEAWMI, translated from the coding sequence GTGCCCCAACCCGCGCCCCAACGCAACCGCCGGTCCATCCGACTACAGGGGTACGATTATTCCCAGGCCGGGGCCTATTTCGTCACCATCTGCACCCAGAACCGGGAATGCCTGTTCGGGGAAATCGAAAACGGCGAAATGCGATTGAACGATGCGGGTCGGATGGTTGCCGATGAATGGTTGAAAACCGCCGAAATCCGCGACGAAATCGAATTGGACGAATGGGTGGTGATGCCCAATCATTTTCATGGGATTGTGGTTGTCACCGCCTGTAGGGGCACGGCGCGCCGTGCCCCTACGATGGAACGATTCGGACAACCAATTGTCGGTTCGGTTCCAACGATCATACGATCATTCAAATCCGCCGTCACCAAACACATCAACGAATTGCGACAAACCCCCGGCATGAAATTATGGCAACGAAATTATTGGGAACACATCGTCCGCAATGAACCGGAATTGAATCGCATTCGGGAATATATCCATAACAATCCCGCACAATGGGAAATGGATAAATTGTACGGGCACGGCGCGCCGTGCCCCAACGAAATCCGGGAACCGATTGCCGAATATGGCCTGGAGGCCTGGATGATATGA